AGAGCGATTTGCTTGCTTAATATCTATTAATGCAACACCGCTTTCTTTATCACAGGGAGCTTCAGGCAAAATATTGTGTGCTGTAGCACTTGGACTGGAGCGATCACCGTATAGGATACGCTCTAGATCATTGGCTAATAAATTATGCTGCTTTTGCCTTTCTTCTTTTATTAATTGCTCTGTAGCACTTCTAAACGCAGTAGGGTCACCGGAAGCGCCGGATTGAACAAGTAATCTTAATAATTTTCCACTAGCCATAATTCACCCCTAGTCACTTTTCCATAAATGACACTAACTAAAACATGTTATTTATCTATCTTATAACACATATATTCTATCTGATTCACGACTGATATGCATCGTATATCAATCCCCCGAATTAACAGCAATTATCAAAACATCCATGTTAATTCATTGCAAAGCAACTCCAGACTAATGAAATCAGTTAGTTTTATTCACTTTCGTTATTTACCTCTATTTACTCATCTCAGTATCTAACCGTTTCAGTTTTCTTTTTCTCTCGTTTATTTACTATAAATATTGTTAACCAACACATTCTGATTTCCCATATAGGGAAATTTATTGACAATATGGACTTGCGTTCCCATAATGGGAAATGGGGTTAAGGGTATGAGAATAATTGCAAGGGCAAGATTACGAAATTTCTGGTTGAATCCAAAATACTCTGATGCTGAGCAACCTTTAAAAGCTTGGTTCGACGAGGTAAAAAATGAGGTGTGGAAGTCTACGCAAGATATTAAAAATAAATATCGTAACGCTAGCTTTATCGCCAATAACAGGGTGGTATTCAATATTCATGGCAATAAATATCGACTGATAGTTGCGGTTAGGTATGACATCAGCATCGTG
The sequence above is a segment of the Paraglaciecola sp. L3A3 genome. Coding sequences within it:
- a CDS encoding type II toxin-antitoxin system HigB family toxin, with the protein product MRIIARARLRNFWLNPKYSDAEQPLKAWFDEVKNEVWKSTQDIKNKYRNASFIANNRVVFNIHGNKYRLIVAVRYDISIVFIKFIGTHKQYDDIDASSI